Proteins from a genomic interval of Gemmatimonadota bacterium:
- a CDS encoding DNA adenine methylase, giving the protein MGSKRVMLKNGLGELLAAQAQSALRVVDLFCGAAYVSWFAATELRKSVLACDLQKYAAVLAGAVVKRTKPIEAQDLDKSWLSTADQARRKFKVWQEASQLDTAEYSTAIWHRYAQELCSSDSPDEEADPLLVWRCYGGHYFSPTQALSFDSMLRSLPKDSELRELCLASVIIAASNCAAAPGHTAQPFKATQTAAEYLRASWLLDPFHYARAALKKLCPLYATEPGKAVVADANQIAKKLNSNDVVFVDPPYSAVQYSRFYHVLETIAGGTCSTVEGVGRYPPIDERPNSNYSKKSISSQTMKNLLRILSNKGCKVVLTFPKGECSNGLSGEGIEEMAQQFFRVTRQSVETTFSTLGGNRTNRDARKVSDELMLALDPI; this is encoded by the coding sequence ATGGGATCAAAACGTGTAATGCTGAAAAATGGCCTCGGAGAGCTATTGGCGGCTCAGGCGCAGTCCGCTTTGCGTGTAGTTGATCTTTTCTGTGGAGCCGCATATGTTTCATGGTTTGCCGCGACAGAACTCAGGAAATCTGTTCTCGCATGTGATCTTCAGAAGTATGCCGCGGTACTGGCGGGTGCAGTCGTGAAGCGTACGAAGCCAATTGAAGCTCAAGATTTGGATAAATCGTGGTTGTCTACTGCGGATCAAGCGCGACGCAAGTTTAAGGTTTGGCAAGAGGCCAGCCAGCTTGATACAGCGGAATACTCTACTGCGATATGGCACAGGTATGCCCAGGAGTTATGTTCTTCAGATTCTCCAGATGAGGAAGCAGATCCCCTATTAGTCTGGCGGTGCTACGGAGGACATTATTTTAGTCCTACTCAGGCATTATCCTTTGATTCGATGCTTCGGTCATTACCGAAAGACAGTGAACTTAGAGAACTTTGTCTCGCATCAGTAATTATTGCGGCGAGCAACTGCGCCGCAGCTCCCGGTCATACTGCTCAACCGTTTAAGGCAACACAAACCGCTGCCGAATACCTTCGAGCTTCTTGGCTACTGGACCCATTTCACTATGCACGGGCGGCTCTAAAGAAACTCTGTCCTCTTTATGCTACCGAACCAGGTAAAGCAGTCGTTGCCGATGCAAATCAGATAGCTAAGAAACTCAATTCCAACGATGTTGTCTTTGTTGATCCGCCTTATTCAGCCGTGCAGTACAGCCGTTTCTATCATGTATTAGAAACCATAGCCGGAGGAACTTGCAGCACTGTAGAAGGTGTAGGAAGGTATCCTCCGATAGATGAAAGGCCGAACTCGAACTATAGCAAGAAGAGCATTTCTTCACAGACTATGAAGAATCTCCTCCGTATTCTTTCGAATAAAGGATGTAAAGTTGTCCTTACTTTCCCAAAAGGGGAATGCAGCAATGGGTTATCCGGAGAAGGAATAGAAGAAATGGCACAACAATTTTTCCGGGTTACGCGCCAATCTGTGGAAACAACATTCAGCACTTTGGGTGGAAATAGGACTAACCGAGATGCCAGGAAAGTATCAGATGAACTCATGCTTGCACTCGATCCCATATAG